GCGGCATCGACCCGACCGAGATGATGGGCGTGTGGCGGGGCACCGACCACGGCTCGTGGGACCCGCAGGAGAAGCGGTTCCACCCGTACACGATCGTCATCGGCAACCAGTGCCTGAACGCGGCCGGCTACGCCATGGGCCAGAAGTTCGAGGGCAAGGTCGGCGACGACGACGGTGAGGCCACGATCTGCTTCTTCGGCGACGGCGCGACCAGCCAGGGCGACGTGCACGAGGCCATGGTCTGGGGCGCGGTCTACGACGCGCCGCTGGTCTTCTACTGCCAGAACAACCAGTGGGCCATCTCCGAGCCCCTGGAGCGGCAGACCCGCGTCCCGCTCTACCAGCGCGCGCTGGGCTACGGCTTCCGCGGCATCCGGGTCGACGGCAACGACGTGCTGGCCTGCCTCGCGGTCAGCCGCTGGGCGCTGGGCGAGGCCCGGCACGGCAACGGCCCGGTGCTGATCGAGGCCTTCACCTACCGGATGGACTCGCACACCACCTCCGACGACGCCACCCGCTACCGGCACTCCGACGAGCTGGAGGCCTGGAAGCTGAAGGACCCGATCGAGCGGGTCCGGGTCTACCTGATCAAGCAGCAGCTGGCCGACCAGGACTTCTTCGACGGGGTGCAGGCCGAGGCCGACGAGCTGGCGGCGCGACTGCGCGACTACACGATGAACCTGCCGGACCCCGGTCCGGAGCGGATCTTCAGCAACGTCTACGCCGAGGAGCCGGCGACCCTGCGCTCCCAGCGCGAGGAATACCTGGCCTACCTGTCCGGATTCGCCGACACCACTGCTGGAGGTGGGCACTGATGGCCGCGCCGACGATGAACAACGCACCCGGTGCCACCGACCGGCCACCGAGGACGACCACCCTCGGCAAGGCGCTGAACATGGGGCTGCGCGCCGCGATGGAGCGCGACCCGAAGGTCATCGTGATGGGTGAGGACGTCGGCAAGCTCGGCGGCGTCTTCCGGATCACCGACGGCCTGCAGAAGGACTTCGGCGAGCAGCGCGTGCTGGACACCCCGCTGTCGGAGTCCGGCATCATCGGTGCCGCGATCGGCCTGGCCATCCGCGGTTTCCGCCCGGTCGCCGAGATCCAGTTCGACGGCTTCATCTTCCCCGGCTTCGACCAGATCGTCAGCCAGCTGGCGAAGCTGCACTACCGCTCGCAGGGCCGGGTGAAGGTGCCGATCGTGGTGCGCGTGCCCTTCGGCGGCGGCATCGGCGCGGTCGAGCACCACTCCGAGTCGCCGGAGTCCTACTTCGCGCACACCGCGGGTCTGCGCGTGGTCAGCTGCTCCAACCCGGTGGACGCCTACTGGATGATCCAGCAGGCCATCGACTGCGACGACCCGGTGCTGTTCTTCGAGCCCAAGGCGCGCTACTACGAGAAGGCGGAGCTGGACACCTCGCTCACGCCGGAGCCGCTGTTCGCCTCGCGCGTCCTGCGCCGGGGCAGCACGGCCACGCTGGCCACCTACGGCCCGTCGGTCAAGACGTGCATGGCCGCCGCGACCGCCGCTGCCGAGGACGGCATCGACCTGGAGGTCATCGACCTGCGGACGCTCTCGCCGCTGGACCTGGGCCCGGTGTTCGACTCCGTGCGGCGCACCGGCCGCCTGGTGATGGTCACCGAGGCGCCGAGCGAGTCCTCGATCTCCTCCGAGGTCATCGCCCAGGTGCAGAAGGAGTGCTTCTACTCGCTTGAGGCTCCGGTCCTCCGGGTCACCGGCTTCGACACCCCGTACCCGCCGAGCAAGCTCGAGGAGGAGTTCCTCCCCGATCTCGACCGGGTCCTGCACGCCGTCGACCAGTCGCTGTCCTGGTAAGGGAGGAAGTCCTCAATGCCGCAGTACAAGCACTTCCCCCTGCCCGACGTCGGGGAGGGCCTCACCGAGGCCGAGATCCTGAACTGGCACGTCAAGCCGGGTGACGAGGTCACGGTCAACCAG
The window above is part of the Allokutzneria albata genome. Proteins encoded here:
- the pdhA gene encoding pyruvate dehydrogenase (acetyl-transferring) E1 component subunit alpha, with the protein product MSSPDFWTQPPATPPDASSEVAPAATAARPTAEQVIAGLRATTEGGADLVQLLTPEGERVHHPEFDIDISAEEIRGLYRDMVLVRRADREGNALQRQGQLGIWVPLLGQEAAQIGAGRALRPTDMAFPSYREHGVAWCRGIDPTEMMGVWRGTDHGSWDPQEKRFHPYTIVIGNQCLNAAGYAMGQKFEGKVGDDDGEATICFFGDGATSQGDVHEAMVWGAVYDAPLVFYCQNNQWAISEPLERQTRVPLYQRALGYGFRGIRVDGNDVLACLAVSRWALGEARHGNGPVLIEAFTYRMDSHTTSDDATRYRHSDELEAWKLKDPIERVRVYLIKQQLADQDFFDGVQAEADELAARLRDYTMNLPDPGPERIFSNVYAEEPATLRSQREEYLAYLSGFADTTAGGGH
- a CDS encoding alpha-ketoacid dehydrogenase subunit beta, with the protein product MAAPTMNNAPGATDRPPRTTTLGKALNMGLRAAMERDPKVIVMGEDVGKLGGVFRITDGLQKDFGEQRVLDTPLSESGIIGAAIGLAIRGFRPVAEIQFDGFIFPGFDQIVSQLAKLHYRSQGRVKVPIVVRVPFGGGIGAVEHHSESPESYFAHTAGLRVVSCSNPVDAYWMIQQAIDCDDPVLFFEPKARYYEKAELDTSLTPEPLFASRVLRRGSTATLATYGPSVKTCMAAATAAAEDGIDLEVIDLRTLSPLDLGPVFDSVRRTGRLVMVTEAPSESSISSEVIAQVQKECFYSLEAPVLRVTGFDTPYPPSKLEEEFLPDLDRVLHAVDQSLSW